The following coding sequences are from one Triticum aestivum cultivar Chinese Spring chromosome 5A, IWGSC CS RefSeq v2.1, whole genome shotgun sequence window:
- the LOC123103994 gene encoding uncharacterized protein — translation MGKQKLTIKTEEESNPREKYITWTDEATRFMLDWYIELRKDKPATFKFKKQHHLHCADALNGKFSLGVTQTQVDRHYRSCKEKWGWVRRAMANSGNGFDRINFTFTLSESEKQNLSKTAVNYLTRPIRFFNQLQELFSDQSHADGSLATDQTTVNVDDDSDDSEEVRELEANLIPVDSDEADSDTINRHSPKVDLEGNSLNKKRKHVSSSPSKKPTKGKANKKGKISNDDMAASIKKLADSLASPIVSVQPMPPTDPYANLWKRINALTIPAKDKLEIVAYLSKPDQDIFRSYLNYADETILGQWILSFFEPRFQEDGGNGGSATAH, via the exons ATGGGGAAGCAAAAGCTCACTATAAAGACCGAGGAGGAGTCAAATCCTCGTGAGAAGTACATAACCTGGACTGACGAGGCGACAAGGTTTATGCTTGATTGGTACATTGAGCTTCGTAAGGACAAACCTGCAACTTTCAAGTTCAAGAAACAGCACCACTTGCACTGTGCTGATGCTTTGAATGGCAAGTTTTCTCTTGGTGTCACTCAAACCCAAGTGGACCGACACTACCGGTCATGCAAGGAGAAGTGGGGCTGGGTGCGTCGCGCCATGGCCAATAGTGGCAACGGCTTTGACAGGATTAATTTCACATTCACACTTTCTGAGTCAGAAAAACAAAACCTAAGT AAAACTGCAGTCAATTATCTTACTAGACCCATCAGGTTTTTTAATCAATTGCAAGAGTTATTCTCTGACCAGTCCCATGCTGATGGCTCGCTTGCAACTGACCAAACCACTGTCAATgtggatgatgatagtgatgacagCGAGGAAGTGAGGGAACTTGAGGCCAATCTAATTCCAGTTGACAGTGATGAAGCTGACTCTGACACTATTAATCGTCATAGTCCTAAAGTTGACTTGGAAGGCAATTCTTTAAACAAGAAGCGCAAGCACGTGTCATCTTCACCTTCCAAGAAGCCAACTAAGGGGAAAGCAAACAAGAAGGGCAAGATATCTAATGATGATATGGCAGCCAGTATCAAGAAGCTAGCTGACTCTCTTGCATCTCCTATTGTTTCTGTGCAACCAATGCCACCTACAGATCCATATGCAAACCTTTGGAAGCGGATAAATGCCCTTACCATACCAGCTAAGGATAAACTTGAGATTGTAGCATATCTATCCAAGCCAGATCAAGATATCTTTCGTAGTTACCTCAACTATGCTGATGAAACAATTCTTGGACAGTGGATCCTTAGCTTCTTCGAGCCTCGGTTTCAAGAAGATGGTGGCAATGGTGGATCTGCAACTGCTCACTGA